CCACTCGCCCATGGCCTTGAGGCTCATCTGGGCCCGTTCGTCGAACATCCCGCGCGCCGTAGGCCCGACATTGAGCAAGAGGTTGCCGCCCTTGCTCACCGACTCGACAAGCAGCTCGATGAGCTGGGCCGGGCTCTTCCAAGTGGCCTCGTCGCGGTAATAGCCCCATGATCCCGAGAAAGTTTGGCAGGTCTCCCAAGGCACGCGCTTGCCGTTGCGTTCGGGCCACTTGGCCACTTTTTCCTGTTCGGGCGTGGTGAAGTCCCAGCCCCCTTCCACATCCGTCAGATCCAGCCGGTCGTCGACCATGATCCCGGGCTGCAGCGACCGGGCCAGCTTGAGCAGGCCCTCGGAGTCCCAGTCGGCCCGACCCTTGCCGTTCTTGCCGGGGAACGAAAAGTCGAACCAGATGATGCTGATCTCGCCGTAGTTCGTCAGCAGCTCGCGGACCTGGTTCTTGATGTACTCGCGGTACTTGGCCATGTCCTTACCCTTGTTCATCTTCTCGTAGTCCGCGTCGCTCTCGGCGCGCTGAGGGTGGACACGGTCGATCGTGTAATCGGGGTGGTGCCAGTCGATGAGCGAATAGTAGAAGCCGACCTTCAGCCCTTCAGATCGAAACGCCTCGACGTATTCCTTGATCACGTCCCTGCCGAAGGGCGTGTTGGTTACCTTGTAATCGGTGAATTTCGAATCCCACTGGCAGAATCCCTCGTGGTGTTTGGCGGTCAGCACGACGTACTTCATGCCGGCGGCCTTGGCCATCCTGGCCCATTCCTTGGGATTGTAGAGATCGGGATTGAAAATCTCAAAGTACTTCTGGTACTGCTCGTTGGTCATCCGCTCGCGGTTTTTGACCCACTCGTGCCGCGCGGGCAGAGCGTAGAGCCCCCAATGGATGAACATCCCAAAGCGGGCCTCGGTCC
Above is a window of Candidatus Aminicenantes bacterium DNA encoding:
- a CDS encoding alpha-L-fucosidase — translated: MKSKALRLLILAIVLATVAQIATAQLPKETEAQKVQRMKWWTEARFGMFIHWGLYALPARHEWVKNRERMTNEQYQKYFEIFNPDLYNPKEWARMAKAAGMKYVVLTAKHHEGFCQWDSKFTDYKVTNTPFGRDVIKEYVEAFRSEGLKVGFYYSLIDWHHPDYTIDRVHPQRAESDADYEKMNKGKDMAKYREYIKNQVRELLTNYGEISIIWFDFSFPGKNGKGRADWDSEGLLKLARSLQPGIMVDDRLDLTDVEGGWDFTTPEQEKVAKWPERNGKRVPWETCQTFSGSWGYYRDEATWKSPAQLIELLVESVSKGGNLLLNVGPTARGMFDERAQMSLKAMGEWTRLNGRSVYGCTEAPAGIVAPPNTLLTYNPATNRLYVHLLVYPLDTITLPGMAGKVKYAQFLHDASEIKLNAGRGESAGNLSLELPVRKPPVEIPVIEIYLK